One window of Acidobacteriota bacterium genomic DNA carries:
- a CDS encoding DEAD/DEAH box helicase family protein, giving the protein MTVLGPSLSQGIAWLAERNLWWILAYVAGCLTVSYAVACIVQRRLVRILRKRPTQNAPLGRMEAVFSIIAPLALLYFLLEGITSSLYRWLRRGRRQPTETSKRSDQEKPGPSASLPEASVRVATLGPTFFLAGLLCGLTYWLTWIARPVLARAFSLSPGHSLWEYLTLGQIVELGWLLPLSQRPHLALMLALPCWLLIWWTFGNLLRGVVLRSSLQRNLAGTDEATLPSWYRSFGVRRHVEPSNSYRSWAAWVVTFAILLLALAAFSLGREKAAVEPGALAVAAVLVLSWALHLRLRGFSTEPAASESTAESKDEPTPAGWLTVVRELDRRHGMEAPEPLGRRPQVALATDQPIHTSANLSPLLGEIISNLAPSDPSPTQPALTTMQWKVLNTLALNGFVHLDPPPQGDELTLRAGSPERTENRSGLDERHQIVLAPEGSGKTTLAILAAANHTLVHSRSTLLVTHSEAQAEETYQRLVASVESSTVRWNLRRRRVGRDFAKDLSRDIIPDVLVCNFRELVTRLLDNSDAFSPFLGNVGLIVVDDVESFTGSEEIHAQLAFRRLHRLFRQLSGVEQLGEENSPLWLCLGVDSMKETAAWAKSLCGIQAALRTFPSPSTLLDSDDETDTPREVAVANEQHLYSLQDCTTSSGRPLAKAELIAACEHHQVPWHYRPCGDGRRSRGVSALLLEKEPEFDCSSPADACVLLLDGRWSEVHRELRRLPQAGCRSGRREIALLVAIDPDEATACHTLIPNFAFEPAGEPEGMTSLGEELNTLPLPVVRPPSSPVVRSHLIADLLQHWIEVEDLLDTFESRVSGPLRLLSEQGMLRTEERSDVQSASKEYESKVYVRALVGSIATSDEDSREQEGEELPPFDKVRRTDLISSVAVAVRNRADHTLLQRVEADSVGLLYYPGRVFQNSKGRFVVIGRSGTPERPGGIEVEPALFDEVSSPRRHCHIVESSEVQAQIPRSFTYPLFPPEPLLLGQHPIEIGLSEIEASITPVATYRLHRVTGKIRSRELHSTAVRKRFATRLSTVALVLHPNPSPAAPSLRQGEGRLLAALLRFIMPLIYRDVREHLEVALHVERSSESEEPWNEPLKPKDGIYLMDLHRAGNGTARAIYREGLDLPLRFCRHFLDQITDVQRLVRIFDHWGDRDEILADSQENTSHDTPTSPNESSEPEPAAGGVPWDQVREGLLTWLESRLHSEPVRREEDPEPAQDEGEAA; this is encoded by the coding sequence ATGACCGTTCTTGGACCCTCGCTTTCCCAAGGTATCGCATGGCTAGCGGAGCGGAATCTCTGGTGGATCCTCGCCTACGTCGCGGGCTGCCTGACCGTCTCCTACGCAGTCGCCTGCATCGTGCAGCGACGCCTGGTTCGAATTCTCCGCAAGCGACCTACGCAGAACGCTCCACTCGGCCGAATGGAGGCTGTCTTTTCCATCATCGCGCCTTTGGCACTTCTCTACTTCTTGCTCGAGGGCATCACCAGCAGCCTGTACCGATGGTTGCGCCGGGGCCGTCGCCAGCCAACCGAGACCTCCAAGCGATCGGACCAGGAGAAGCCCGGCCCTTCCGCGAGCCTGCCGGAGGCTTCGGTCCGCGTCGCCACCCTCGGGCCGACCTTTTTTCTGGCGGGCCTTCTCTGCGGCCTGACCTATTGGCTGACCTGGATCGCCAGGCCGGTGCTGGCTCGGGCCTTCAGCCTCAGCCCGGGACACTCCCTCTGGGAGTACCTAACCCTTGGGCAAATCGTGGAGCTGGGATGGCTACTGCCACTCTCCCAACGACCGCACCTGGCACTGATGCTGGCCCTTCCCTGCTGGCTGCTGATCTGGTGGACCTTTGGCAACCTGCTGCGCGGAGTCGTTCTTCGCTCTAGCTTGCAGCGAAACTTGGCGGGCACCGACGAAGCGACGCTTCCCTCGTGGTATCGAAGTTTTGGTGTGCGGCGCCACGTGGAGCCGAGCAACAGCTATCGCTCCTGGGCGGCTTGGGTGGTCACCTTCGCCATTCTTCTTCTGGCGCTCGCCGCATTCTCCCTCGGTCGAGAAAAGGCGGCGGTCGAGCCGGGTGCACTGGCCGTCGCTGCGGTGCTGGTGCTCTCTTGGGCACTGCACCTCCGACTGCGGGGCTTCTCAACGGAACCAGCGGCCTCCGAGAGCACGGCAGAATCGAAGGACGAGCCCACCCCGGCCGGCTGGCTCACGGTGGTGCGTGAACTCGACCGTCGCCACGGCATGGAGGCACCGGAACCACTGGGTCGCCGTCCCCAGGTGGCACTGGCGACAGATCAGCCGATCCACACCTCGGCGAATCTCTCGCCCCTGTTGGGAGAGATCATTTCAAATCTGGCACCGTCGGACCCCTCCCCGACCCAGCCGGCCCTGACCACCATGCAGTGGAAAGTCCTCAACACCCTCGCCCTGAACGGCTTCGTGCACCTCGATCCGCCGCCGCAGGGCGATGAACTCACCTTGCGAGCCGGCAGCCCCGAGCGAACTGAGAACCGCTCCGGCCTCGATGAACGCCACCAGATCGTCCTGGCGCCGGAGGGAAGCGGCAAGACCACCCTGGCCATACTCGCAGCGGCGAACCACACCCTGGTCCATTCCCGGTCGACCTTGCTTGTCACCCATTCGGAAGCACAGGCCGAAGAGACCTATCAGCGTCTCGTGGCATCGGTCGAATCCTCAACGGTTCGGTGGAATTTGCGGCGGCGGCGGGTGGGTCGGGACTTCGCGAAGGATCTCAGCCGGGACATCATCCCGGACGTCCTGGTCTGCAACTTCCGCGAATTGGTGACCCGCTTGCTCGACAACAGCGATGCCTTTTCGCCATTTCTGGGAAACGTCGGATTGATTGTGGTGGACGACGTGGAGTCATTCACCGGCAGCGAGGAAATTCACGCCCAACTGGCATTCCGGCGCCTCCATCGTCTTTTCCGGCAGCTTTCCGGCGTCGAGCAACTCGGCGAAGAGAACAGCCCCTTGTGGCTGTGTCTCGGCGTGGACTCGATGAAAGAGACCGCCGCTTGGGCCAAGAGCCTTTGCGGCATCCAAGCAGCCCTGCGAACCTTTCCCTCACCGTCGACGCTGTTGGATTCCGACGACGAGACCGACACCCCGCGGGAAGTCGCCGTCGCCAACGAACAGCACCTCTACTCCCTGCAGGACTGCACCACTTCCAGCGGCCGGCCGCTCGCCAAAGCCGAGCTGATCGCCGCCTGCGAGCATCACCAAGTCCCCTGGCACTATCGTCCGTGCGGCGACGGCCGCCGTTCCCGGGGAGTCAGTGCCTTGCTGCTGGAGAAGGAGCCGGAGTTCGACTGTTCCTCCCCGGCCGACGCCTGCGTCCTTCTTCTCGACGGCCGCTGGAGCGAAGTTCATCGAGAGCTCCGTCGTCTTCCCCAGGCCGGCTGCAGGTCGGGTCGAAGGGAGATCGCCCTATTGGTTGCCATCGACCCGGATGAAGCCACCGCTTGTCACACCCTCATACCAAACTTCGCTTTCGAGCCTGCCGGCGAGCCGGAGGGGATGACCTCCCTAGGTGAAGAGCTGAACACCCTTCCCCTGCCCGTCGTCCGCCCCCCTTCCAGCCCCGTCGTGCGCTCGCACCTGATCGCCGACCTTCTCCAGCACTGGATCGAAGTCGAAGATCTGCTCGATACCTTCGAGAGTCGCGTCTCCGGCCCGCTGAGATTGTTGAGTGAGCAAGGAATGCTGCGCACCGAAGAGAGGAGCGACGTTCAGTCCGCCTCCAAAGAATACGAATCGAAGGTCTACGTTCGCGCCCTGGTCGGCTCGATCGCCACGAGCGATGAAGATTCCCGAGAGCAAGAAGGGGAAGAGCTTCCTCCCTTCGACAAAGTGCGGAGAACAGACCTGATCTCTTCCGTGGCGGTGGCCGTTCGGAATCGAGCGGACCACACGCTACTCCAGCGGGTCGAAGCCGATAGCGTCGGACTCCTCTACTACCCTGGCCGGGTCTTTCAGAACTCCAAGGGTCGTTTCGTCGTAATCGGTCGATCCGGTACTCCGGAGCGACCCGGTGGAATCGAGGTCGAACCGGCTCTCTTCGACGAAGTATCAAGCCCTCGCCGTCACTGCCATATCGTCGAATCCAGCGAAGTCCAGGCGCAGATCCCACGCTCCTTTACCTATCCGCTTTTCCCTCCCGAACCTCTCCTCCTTGGACAGCATCCGATCGAGATCGGTCTCAGCGAGATCGAGGCGTCGATTACACCGGTGGCGACCTACCGCCTGCACCGGGTCACGGGCAAGATACGCTCGCGCGAACTTCACAGCACTGCGGTTCGGAAGCGCTTCGCCACGAGGCTCTCGACGGTCGCGCTGGTGCTGCATCCCAATCCCTCGCCGGCTGCGCCATCGCTCAGGCAAGGCGAAGGGCGGCTCCTCGCCGCCTTGCTGCGTTTCATCATGCCCCTCATCTATCGCGATGTTCGGGAACATCTGGAGGTTGCCCTGCACGTTGAGCGCTCATCCGAATCGGAAGAACCCTGGAACGAACCCCTGAAGCCGAAAGACGGTATCTACCTGATGGATCTGCACCGGGCAGGCAACGGAACAGCGCGCGCCATCTACCGCGAGGGACTGGACCTCCCCTTGCGCTTCTGCCGGCATTTCCTCGACCAGATCACCGACGTTCAGCGCCTTGTGCGGATCTTTGACCACTGGGGCGATCGAGACGAAATCCTGGCCGACAGCCAAGAGAACACCTCCCACGACACCCCCACTTCCCCCAACGAGTCCTCGGAACCGGAACCAGCCGCGGGAGGAGTCCCTTGGGATCAGGTGCGCGAGGGGCTCCTCACTTGGCTCGAGAGCCGCCTTCATTCTGAGCCGGTGCGACGTGAAGAAGACCCAGAGCCTGCTCAGGACGAGGGGGAAGCCGCATGA
- a CDS encoding VOC family protein gives MNHSIQYTELHTPDTAAATTFYTELFGWQPKVSETPVGPYTEISNGDGPIGGIFSRPEGGEPHWLIYVNTDDVESSVAHARKLGASILQDKQEVPEMGWYAILEDPQGAVFALWQSRE, from the coding sequence ATGAACCACTCGATCCAGTACACCGAACTCCACACCCCCGACACCGCGGCGGCGACGACGTTTTACACCGAGCTGTTCGGTTGGCAACCCAAGGTCAGCGAAACGCCGGTCGGACCGTACACGGAAATCTCGAACGGCGATGGGCCGATCGGCGGCATCTTCAGCCGCCCCGAGGGCGGCGAGCCGCACTGGTTGATCTACGTCAACACGGACGACGTGGAATCCTCCGTCGCCCACGCCCGGAAGCTCGGCGCCTCGATCCTGCAGGACAAGCAGGAGGTGCCTGAAATGGGCTGGTACGCCATTCTCGAAGATCCGCAGGGCGCGGTCTTCGCCCTCTGGCAGTCTAGGGAATAG
- a CDS encoding carboxypeptidase-like regulatory domain-containing protein, producing MKSTLRIRPLFGLVFAYFLCSATGAFGQGTGAIGGTVTDALSGDHLASITVRLWNEDASTFVTDQTDENGVYRFAGLTAGTFFPVTFDAVYADEDLAGAFCWNGGGDPSDSPRACDPSDGEAVALLDGEVVTDADFTLREAGKISGQVIAAATTDPVSGPSVQIFDDQGNLLAERDLAADGTYEFDRLFEASYFMRATVGDFLAELYDALWCPNPAVGLCDPVLGTPIAVIFGQTTPGIDFALDMPGSLTGMVIGEDSGEPLRAAQVEVFDNLGRRLDTATTTSEGTFETGPLVPGNYYLLTSAVTYLSEVYSDLSCALETCDPLSGAAILVNPETPTAVPTIALETAGSVTGQVVDSISGAGIPGARVELLFGDTLISEATTLGDGTYTLNGVPTGTYVVTADAPNYGKQIFDGVDCDGDFCDNNQAMPVSVTEGTDVPDIDFALTSFLVFNCEPSAIALCLNHGRFQVTANWENPRDNALGLAFADSLTDDTGTFYFFAEDNVELVIKVLDACAEATPAYWVFAAGLTNVEVEIQVVDTWTGTTWLGGNSFGIPFVPIQDTGAFLTCDAAPPTNARPAPERATAEAPISLVAGGALQSFDRPGGLGGNCTPSPNRLCLQGGRFAVEADWETLSGDSGLAGAVELTPESGYFWFFDQENVELLVKVLDACNLDPFYSYWVFSTGLTNVEVLIRVTDTATGEMMEYENPQGTAFQPRFDTGAFSPPGECVPPNV from the coding sequence ATGAAATCCACTCTGCGAATTCGGCCGCTCTTCGGTCTTGTCTTCGCTTACTTTCTGTGCTCCGCCACCGGTGCCTTTGGCCAGGGAACCGGCGCCATCGGCGGCACGGTGACCGACGCCCTGTCCGGCGACCACCTCGCCAGCATCACCGTGCGTCTGTGGAACGAGGACGCCTCGACGTTTGTCACGGACCAGACCGATGAGAACGGCGTCTACCGCTTCGCAGGGCTGACCGCCGGTACCTTCTTTCCGGTGACCTTCGATGCGGTGTACGCCGACGAGGACCTCGCCGGCGCCTTCTGTTGGAACGGCGGCGGCGATCCGTCGGACAGCCCGCGGGCCTGCGATCCGAGCGACGGAGAGGCCGTCGCTCTGTTGGACGGTGAGGTGGTGACGGATGCCGATTTCACGTTGCGCGAGGCGGGCAAGATTTCCGGCCAGGTGATCGCGGCGGCGACCACCGATCCGGTCTCCGGGCCGAGCGTCCAGATCTTCGACGATCAGGGAAACTTGCTCGCCGAGCGAGATCTCGCCGCCGACGGCACCTACGAATTCGATCGCCTCTTCGAGGCCTCTTACTTCATGCGGGCGACGGTCGGTGACTTCCTGGCGGAACTCTACGATGCACTGTGGTGCCCCAATCCGGCGGTGGGGCTGTGCGATCCCGTTCTGGGCACTCCCATCGCGGTGATCTTTGGTCAGACCACGCCGGGCATCGACTTCGCCCTCGACATGCCCGGCTCGTTGACCGGCATGGTGATCGGCGAGGACTCCGGTGAACCCTTGCGCGCCGCCCAAGTGGAAGTGTTCGACAACCTCGGCCGCCGGCTCGACACGGCGACGACCACCTCCGAGGGAACCTTCGAAACCGGCCCTCTGGTACCCGGCAACTACTACCTTCTGACCTCGGCGGTGACTTACCTGTCGGAAGTCTATTCCGACTTGAGCTGTGCCCTCGAAACCTGCGACCCGCTGAGCGGTGCGGCCATTCTGGTGAATCCCGAAACGCCCACTGCGGTGCCGACCATCGCCCTCGAGACCGCCGGGTCGGTGACCGGCCAGGTGGTGGACTCGATCTCCGGCGCGGGCATTCCCGGTGCCCGGGTCGAGCTGCTCTTCGGCGACACGCTGATCTCTGAGGCGACCACCCTGGGCGACGGAACCTACACCCTGAACGGCGTGCCCACGGGCACCTACGTGGTGACCGCCGATGCGCCGAACTACGGCAAGCAGATCTTCGATGGAGTGGACTGCGACGGCGATTTCTGCGACAACAATCAGGCGATGCCGGTCTCTGTCACCGAGGGAACCGACGTGCCGGATATCGATTTCGCGCTCACCTCCTTCCTGGTCTTCAACTGCGAACCGTCGGCCATCGCTCTGTGCCTGAACCATGGTCGCTTCCAGGTGACGGCCAACTGGGAAAACCCGCGCGACAACGCTCTCGGCCTGGCCTTCGCCGATTCCTTGACGGACGACACCGGCACCTTCTACTTCTTCGCCGAGGACAACGTCGAGCTGGTGATCAAGGTACTCGACGCCTGCGCCGAAGCGACGCCCGCCTATTGGGTGTTCGCCGCCGGCCTGACCAACGTGGAGGTCGAGATCCAGGTAGTCGACACTTGGACCGGGACGACCTGGCTGGGCGGCAACTCCTTCGGTATTCCCTTCGTGCCGATCCAGGACACCGGCGCTTTTCTCACCTGCGACGCCGCACCGCCGACGAATGCCCGGCCGGCGCCGGAGCGGGCGACGGCCGAGGCGCCGATCTCGCTCGTCGCCGGCGGTGCCCTCCAGTCCTTCGACCGCCCGGGCGGTCTGGGCGGCAATTGCACCCCGAGCCCCAATCGGTTGTGTTTGCAGGGCGGTCGCTTCGCGGTCGAGGCGGATTGGGAGACCCTGAGTGGAGATTCCGGCCTCGCCGGCGCCGTCGAGCTGACCCCGGAGTCGGGCTACTTCTGGTTCTTCGACCAGGAGAATGTCGAGCTGCTGGTCAAGGTGCTCGATGCCTGCAATCTCGATCCCTTCTACAGCTACTGGGTGTTCTCCACCGGCCTGACCAACGTCGAGGTGTTGATTCGCGTAACGGACACCGCCACCGGCGAGATGATGGAGTACGAGAACCCGCAGGGTACGGCCTTCCAGCCCCGCTTTGACACCGGCGCTTTCTCACCGCCGGGCGAGTGTGTGCCGCCGAACGTCTAG
- a CDS encoding YafY family protein — translation MRRADRLFRIIQTLRRRRRRIATAADLAERLEVSERTIYRDIRDLAESGVPIRGEAGVGYVLDRTYDLPPLMFDEDEIEALALGARMVRSWGDPALAFAAESALAKIDDVLPKALRERLQSSPLFALNFGRDDPADELLGRLRVLIRDRSRAVLDYRDAEEQATERTVRPLALFHWGRVWTLGAWCELRRDFRSFRVDRIDQLDAGTPFELEEGKSLDDLFRHYRGS, via the coding sequence ATGCGCCGCGCCGACCGACTGTTTCGGATCATCCAGACCCTGCGGCGACGCCGGCGGCGGATCGCCACCGCTGCCGACCTCGCCGAGCGGTTGGAGGTCTCGGAACGCACCATCTATCGCGATATCCGAGACCTGGCCGAGTCCGGTGTGCCGATCCGCGGCGAGGCCGGGGTGGGCTATGTGCTCGACCGCACCTACGACCTGCCGCCACTGATGTTCGATGAGGACGAGATCGAGGCTCTCGCCCTGGGTGCCCGTATGGTGCGTAGCTGGGGCGATCCGGCGCTGGCCTTTGCCGCCGAGAGCGCCCTGGCGAAGATCGATGACGTTCTGCCGAAGGCGCTGCGCGAACGCCTACAGAGTTCACCGCTCTTTGCCCTCAACTTCGGCCGCGACGATCCGGCGGACGAGCTCCTGGGCCGCCTGCGGGTGCTGATTCGGGATCGTTCGCGGGCAGTTCTCGACTACCGCGACGCCGAAGAGCAGGCGACCGAGCGGACGGTGCGACCGCTCGCCCTTTTCCATTGGGGACGGGTGTGGACCCTCGGCGCCTGGTGCGAGCTACGGCGGGACTTTCGCAGTTTTCGGGTGGACCGCATCGACCAGCTCGATGCAGGGACGCCCTTCGAGTTGGAGGAGGGCAAGTCCCTCGACGACCTCTTTCGCCACTACCGCGGGAGCTAG
- a CDS encoding carboxypeptidase-like regulatory domain-containing protein has translation MGRDLSTGIGGSMFKLSCISLTLLSLGLCPLSFASNRSEIVPIGAPLQGTSIEGRVIDEVTGEPLEGVVVTAWLGYLVRYAGALTDSDGRYRIEGLVSATVYLTTLNELGYADEAYGGEACLGGGEPSQGRVGCNPEKVAIPLDLPENGSLRQIDFALKLSGKIAGRLTDEVSGLPVLGEASLQNSAGRFIARVDVDSEGRYEFVDLAEGAYFVRGFTFDNRYWGESYGGGFCPGPGQVFCDARLEGEGVSVVSGGTTRNIDIPLVRSGEVHGSIVAGGEDRSWGLEIWDSGGLLNRRLIAGTDRQFRSGYLRPGRYHLRFDPINSLSPFVAEVFPNTHCHYSLCDPYAADGLEVRSGATEAVEIELERAAEISGRLIASSTGSPVGDVRSVLLDSEGRRLGIEAERSVGTFSFKDLPPGDYKVLAEPEANSQFAGQLYRNVPCTPGICDVAAADVVSVDFGQEASGIDFFLTDRVAEECVDDLTTHCLADGRFRVRAIWSDPRRETTESAFARPFTDDTGAFWFFEQNNLELVLKIVDACAEQEPRFWIFAAGLTNLEVRLEVVDLWTGVVWLEGNDFGTSFVPVQDTAAFDTCEAQRPEGWRSVDGEESHRAHPTPHPIGAIRSLAGAAEGVGNCAPGPNRLCLQGGRFAVEAAWAIPSGASGSAMSGALTEDTGYFWFFDEKNVELLVKVLDACDLEAYRTFWVFATGLTNVETTIRVTDTATNEMREYDNAQGTAFQPRFDTEAFGACSF, from the coding sequence ATGGGTCGCGATTTGAGTACCGGAATAGGGGGTTCTATGTTCAAGTTGTCCTGCATTAGTTTAACTCTTCTCTCACTTGGACTCTGTCCACTTTCTTTCGCTTCGAACAGATCGGAAATCGTTCCAATCGGTGCTCCTCTGCAAGGCACTTCGATCGAGGGGCGAGTGATTGATGAGGTGACGGGTGAGCCCCTGGAAGGGGTGGTCGTCACTGCATGGTTGGGCTACCTCGTTCGCTATGCCGGGGCTCTTACGGACTCCGATGGTCGGTATCGGATAGAAGGACTTGTTTCGGCCACCGTGTATCTCACGACCTTGAATGAGTTGGGATACGCCGATGAAGCCTACGGTGGCGAGGCCTGCCTTGGCGGTGGTGAACCCTCTCAGGGCAGAGTCGGCTGTAATCCGGAAAAGGTTGCCATACCTCTCGATCTTCCGGAGAACGGGTCGCTTCGGCAGATCGATTTCGCTCTCAAACTCAGTGGGAAAATCGCAGGCCGATTGACGGATGAGGTGTCTGGACTCCCTGTCCTTGGCGAAGCAAGTTTGCAGAATTCGGCCGGCCGGTTCATTGCCAGGGTGGACGTTGACTCGGAGGGACGATACGAGTTTGTGGACCTCGCGGAAGGTGCCTATTTTGTCCGAGGATTTACTTTCGACAACCGTTATTGGGGGGAGTCTTACGGCGGAGGCTTTTGCCCCGGCCCCGGTCAAGTCTTCTGTGACGCACGGCTCGAAGGCGAAGGTGTTAGTGTGGTGAGCGGAGGGACGACCAGGAACATTGATATCCCGCTGGTGCGATCCGGGGAAGTCCACGGAAGCATCGTTGCCGGTGGTGAAGATCGATCTTGGGGTCTGGAGATTTGGGACTCCGGGGGCTTGCTGAATAGGCGTCTGATTGCCGGTACCGATCGTCAGTTCCGGTCAGGCTATCTTCGGCCTGGGCGGTACCATCTACGATTTGACCCCATAAACTCACTATCGCCTTTTGTGGCGGAGGTATTTCCGAATACCCACTGTCACTACTCGCTTTGCGATCCTTACGCAGCGGATGGCCTGGAGGTCAGATCGGGAGCTACCGAAGCTGTCGAGATTGAGCTGGAACGAGCCGCGGAGATTTCGGGTCGACTGATTGCGAGTTCGACCGGCTCGCCTGTCGGGGACGTTCGTTCTGTCCTTCTGGATAGCGAGGGGCGCCGCCTGGGAATCGAGGCCGAGCGATCCGTCGGTACATTCTCATTTAAGGATCTTCCGCCCGGAGACTACAAGGTTTTGGCGGAACCGGAGGCGAATTCGCAGTTTGCGGGACAGCTCTATCGAAACGTGCCCTGCACTCCTGGGATTTGCGATGTTGCGGCAGCCGATGTGGTGTCGGTGGACTTCGGACAAGAAGCATCGGGAATTGACTTCTTCCTCACCGACCGAGTGGCGGAGGAGTGTGTTGACGACCTGACGACTCACTGCTTGGCAGACGGGCGCTTTCGGGTCCGGGCGATTTGGTCTGATCCAAGAAGAGAGACGACCGAGTCCGCCTTCGCTCGGCCGTTTACCGACGATACGGGGGCATTTTGGTTTTTCGAGCAAAACAACTTGGAACTCGTTCTTAAGATCGTAGACGCCTGTGCTGAGCAGGAGCCACGATTCTGGATCTTCGCCGCGGGTTTGACCAATCTCGAGGTGCGGCTAGAAGTAGTCGACCTGTGGACGGGTGTCGTCTGGCTAGAGGGCAATGACTTCGGCACCTCCTTCGTGCCCGTTCAGGACACGGCAGCCTTTGACACCTGCGAAGCTCAGCGACCTGAAGGATGGCGTTCTGTAGATGGCGAAGAATCCCATCGAGCGCATCCCACACCGCACCCAATAGGGGCTATCAGAAGTCTTGCCGGAGCCGCGGAAGGTGTCGGCAACTGTGCGCCGGGTCCCAATCGGCTCTGCCTCCAGGGAGGACGTTTCGCCGTGGAGGCGGCCTGGGCGATTCCGAGCGGTGCTTCCGGATCGGCGATGTCCGGAGCATTGACGGAAGATACCGGATATTTCTGGTTCTTCGACGAGAAGAACGTCGAACTTCTCGTCAAGGTGCTGGATGCCTGCGACCTGGAGGCGTACCGTACATTTTGGGTGTTCGCCACGGGATTGACGAACGTAGAGACCACCATTCGAGTCACGGATACGGCAACCAACGAGATGAGAGAGTACGACAACGCTCAGGGAACGGCGTTTCAGCCGAGGTTCGATACCGAAGCGTTTGGCGCTTGCTCGTTCTGA